The following are from one region of the Ostrinia nubilalis chromosome 28, ilOstNubi1.1, whole genome shotgun sequence genome:
- the LOC135085270 gene encoding zinc finger protein ZFP2-like isoform X2 yields MVIGAPPTVEVTMQPITAPTDSKEVIKAPTDHKEALPAPTGSIQALTASTGSVQAVTAPTGSKESLTAQTGTIQTATAPTYSIQAVTAPTDHKESLAAPKKSLTAPTDSLQVVTAPTDSKETLTAQTGTIQTATAPTYSIQALTVPTDHKESHAAPTDRNESLTAPTDSIQVVTAPIHSREVLKSPQTIIASDTSPTKIENDEEMPQKEDMDEKSNLPEELKDESPKIYKNERELLIEMKIDVYKKNVKPKNIIKKKEETAKPNNTIKKKEKATNSEVTIKKRKLTKNMKPNRKNETKLTVSNNLTENEVYCEVPLFKSDDPLDTNYKDNTPNTDKLDSSDTNMDTEDIEQNDENETKNITATEKTFPCDTCKKVFPSNARLKRHRRVHTGEKPFSCEHCSKTFAEKFNLSRHSRIHFGEKPFECDLCGKCFSIKTHLSVHLLTHNNSSKKQTKSTVSCDACGKIYTHKMNLARHISTKHASTHTGEKPFSCTYCHYKTALKCNLNTHIRTHTGEKPFSCNYCDYKTAVKSALIRHIRTHTGEKPFSCNYCDYKAAVKSELIKHIPTHTGKKPFSCNYCHYKTAVKSDLTKHIRIHTGEKPFSCTYCHYKTAKKGSLNTHIRTHTGEKPFSCNYCHYKTTLKSTLIKHERTHTGEKPFSCNYCHYKTTQKSTLIKHERTHTGEKPI; encoded by the exons atggTTATAGGCGCTCCACCAACTGTGGAAGTCACTATGCAACCTATCACGGCGCCAACTGACAGCAAAGAAGTAATAAAGGCGCCAACTGACCACAAAGAAGCACTACCGGCGCCAACTGGCAGCATACAAGCACTAACGGCATCAACTGGCAGCGTACAAGCAGTGACGGCGCCAACTGGCAGCAAAGAATCACTAACGGCACAAACAGGCACCATACAAACAGCCACTGCACCAACTTACAGCATACAAGCGGTGACGGCGCCCACTGACCACAAAGAATCACTCGCGGCGCCAAAAAAATCACTAACGGCGCCAACTGACAGCTTACAAGTGGTGACGGCGCCAACTGACAGCAAAGAAACACTAACGGCACAAACAGGCACCATACAAACAGCCACTGCACCAACTTACAGCATACAAGCGTTGACGGTGCCAACTGACCACAAAGAATCACACGCGGCGCCAACTGACAGGAATGAATCACTAACGGCGCCAACTGACAGCATACAAGTGGTGACGGCGCCAATTCATAGCAGAGAAGTGCTGAAGTCTCCGCAAACTATCATAGCGTCCGACACTAGTCCAACGAAGATTGAAAATGATGAAG AGATGCCTCAGAAAGAAGATATGgacgaaaaatcaaatttaCCCGAAGAACTAAAAGATGAATCgccaaaaatttacaaaaacgaAAGAGAATTATTGATAGAAATGAAAATAGACgtctataaaaaaaatgtgaaaccaaagaatataataaagaaaaaagaagaaactGCGAAaccaaataatacaataaagaaaaaagaaaaagcaaCTAACAGTGAAGTGACTATAAAAAAGAGAAAACTCACTAAAAACATGAAACCAAATagaaaaaatgaaacaaaattaaccgttagtaataatttaaccGAAAACGAGGTATATTGTGAAGTCCCATTATTTAAATCGGATGACCCGTTAGACACAAATTATAAAGATAATACACCAAATACAGATAAATTAGACAGTTCAGACACGAATATGGATACGGAAGATATAGAACAAAATGATGAAAatgaaacgaaaaatattacAGCAACAGAAAAAACATTTCCATGTGATACTTGTAAAAAAGTCTTCCCAAGTAATGCGAGGTTGAAACGCCATAGACGTGTGCACACGGGCGAGAAACCATTCTCATGCGAACATTGCTCGAAAACATTCGCAGAAAAATTTAACCTTAGTCGACATTCCCGAATCCATTTCGGAGAAAAGCCATTCGAGTGCGATCTCTGCGGAAAATGTTTCTCGATTAAAACTCACTTGAGCGTTCACTTACTCACGCACAATAAttctagtaaaaaacaaactaaAAGCACTGTGTCGTGCGATGCTTGTGGAAAAATATACACGCACAAAATGAATTTAGCACGGCACATTTCAACAAAGCACGCCAgcacacatacaggtgaaaaaccgttctcatgtacctattgtcattacaagaccgcattaaaatgtaatttaaatactcatatacggacacatacaggtgaaaaaccgttctcatgtaactattgcgattacaagactgctgtaaaatcagctttaattagacatatacggacacatacaggtgaaaaaccgttctcatgtaactattgtgaTTACAAGGCTGCTGTAAAATCAGAATTAATTAAACATATACCAACACATACAGGtaaaaaaccgttctcatgtaactattgccatTACAAGACTGCTGTAAAATCAGATTTAACTAAACATATACGGATACacacaggtgaaaaaccgttctcatgtaccTATTGTCATTACAAGACTGCTAAAAAAGGTAGTTTAAATACtcatatacggacacatacaggtgaaaaaccgttctcatgtaactattgccattataagaccaccctaaaatcaactttaattaaacacgaaaggacacatacaggtgaaaaaccgttctcatgtaactattgccattataagaccactcaaaaatcaactttaattaaacacgaaaggacacatacaggtgaaaaaccgatTTGA
- the LOC135085284 gene encoding zinc finger protein ZFP2-like isoform X3: MAGLLCRICLARDTRMCTMYNTPLEVLYQKITKIPLKTKDGRPHVVCYVCYHLLSKCHKFIESAVKTDKVLQRLCSSGIQLTEQHIAAIDKAFLLTPLTKSRVINVNAISDSDGVSIEVAEVKREIEEDKPIYYEVEVVKEKADSLGFDGINNTEHSSKQYACTICGHCLLTKAEARKHYKWHGTSEEPYLDCLNYLFEMPKKEDMDEKSNLPEELKDESPKIYKNEKELMIEMKIDVYKKIVKPKNIIKKKEETAKPNNTIKKKEKATNSEVTVKKRKLTKNMKPNRKNETKLTVSNNLSENEVYCEVPLFKSDDPLDTNYKDNTPNTDKLDSSDTNMDTEDIEQNDENETKKITATEKTFPCDTCKKVFRSNARLKRHRRVHTGEKPFSCEHCSKTFADKCNLSRHSRIHSGEKPFECEHCSKTFAEKAHLTSHIRRHTAEKPFSCNYCHYKTAYENVLVRHIRRHTGEKPFSCTYCHYKTIKKDSLTTHIRTHTGEKPFSCNYCHYKTVRKAHLINHIRTHTGEKPFSCNYCDYKTAVQSHLTTHIRTHTGEKPFSCNYCHFKTVQKSHLSTHIRTHTGEKPFSCNYCHYKTAVKSDLIKHIRIHTGEKPFSCNYCHYKSTDKSTLIRHARTHTGEKPFSCN, from the exons ATGGCTGGTCTCTTATGTAGAATATGCCTGGCACGTGATACTCGTATGTGTACAATGTACAACACGCCACTGGAAGTGCTTTatcaaaaaatcacaaaaataccT CTTAAAACAAAAGACGGAAGACCGCACGTGGTGTGTTATGTCTGCTACCATTTATTGAGCAAGTGTCACAAATTCATTGAAAGTGCCGTTAAAACTGACAAAGTTCTTCAACGACTATGTAGCAGTGGTATACag TTAACCGAGCAGCATATTGCAGCGATAGACAAGGCTTTCTTACTCACACCATTAACTAAGTCACGCGTTATAAATGTAAACGCAATAAGCGATTCAGACGGAGTCAGTATAGAAGTGGCCGAAGTCAAGAGAGAAATTGAAGAAGATAAGCCTATATATTATGAGGTGGAAGTTGTTAAAGAAAAAGCTGATTCTTTAGGGTTTGACGGTATAAATAATACAGAACATAGTTCAAAACAGTACGCTTGTACTATCTGTGGTCATTGCTTGCTGACCAA AGCTGAAGCTAGGAAGCACTACAAATGGCATGGCACCTCCGAAGAACCCTATCTGGACTGtctgaattatttatttg AGATGCCTAAGAAAGAAGATATGgacgaaaaatcaaatttaCCCGAAGAACTAAAAGATGAATCgccaaaaatttacaaaaacgaAAAAGAATTAATGATAGAAATGAAAATAGACGTCtataaaaaaattgtgaaaccaaagaatataataaagaaaaaagaagaaactGCGAAaccaaataatacaataaagaaaaaagaaaaagcaaCTAACAGTGAAGTGACTGTAAAAAAGAGAAAACTCACTAAAAACATGAAACCAAATagaaaaaatgaaacaaaattaaccgttagtaataatttaagcGAAAACGAGGTATATTGTGAAGTCCCATTATTTAAATCGGATGACCCGTTAGACACAAATTATAAAGATAATACACCAAATACAGATAAATTAGACAGTTCAGACACGAATATGGACACGGAAGATATAGAACAAAATGATGAAAATGAAACGAAAAAAATTACAGCAACAGAAAAAACATTTCCATGTGATACTTGTAAAAAAGTCTTCCGAAGTAATGCGAGGTTGAAACGCCATAGACGTGTGCACACGGGCGAGAAACCATTCTCATGCGAACATTGCTCGAAAACATTCGCAGACAAATGTAACCTAAGTCGACATTCCCGAATCCATTCCGGAGAAAAGCCATTCGAGTGCGAACATTGCTCGAAAACATTCGCAGAAAAAGCTCATTTAACTAGTCATATACGGAGACATACAgctgaaaaaccgttctcatgtaactattgtcaTTACAAGACTGCATATGAAAATGTTTTAGTTCGTCATATACGGagacatacaggtgaaaaaccgttctcatgtaccTATTGTCATTACAAGACTATTAAAAAAGATAGTTTAACTACtcatatacggacacatacaggtgaaaaaccgttctcatgtaactattgtcaTTACAAGACTGTTCGAAAAGCTCATTTAATTAAtcatatacggacacatacaggtgaaaaaccgttctcatgtaactattgcgaTTACAAGACTGCTGTACAATCTCATTTAACTACtcatatacggacacatacaggtgaaaaaccgttctcatgtaactattgtcaTTTTAAGACTGTTCAAAAATCTCATTTATCTACtcatatacggacacatacaggtgaaaaaccgttctcatgtaactattgtcattacaagactgctgtaaaatcagatttaattaaacatatacggatacatacaggtgaaaaaccgttctcatgtaactattgccatTATAAGAGTACTGACAAATCAACTTTAATTAGACACGcaaggacacatacaggtgaaaaaccgttctcatgtaactag
- the LOC135085284 gene encoding zinc finger protein ZFP2-like isoform X2: MAGLLCRICLARDTRMCTMYNTPLEVLYQKITKIPLKTKDGRPHVVCYVCYHLLSKCHKFIESAVKTDKVLQRLCSSGIQLTEQHIAAIDKAFLLTPLTKSRVINVNAISDSDGVSIEVAEVKREIEEDKPIYYEVEVVKEKADSLGFDGINNTEHSSKQYACTICGHCLLTKAEARKHYKWHGTSEEPYLDCLNYLFGAPPTVEVTMQPITAPTDHKEALTAQTGTIQTATAPTYSIQELTAPTDHKESLTAPTDSIQVVTAPIHSREVLKSPQTIIASDTSPTKIENDEEMPKKEDMDEKSNLPEELKDESPKIYKNEKELMIEMKIDVYKKIVKPKNIIKKKEETAKPNNTIKKKEKATNSEVTVKKRKLTKNMKPNRKNETKLTVSNNLSENEVYCEVPLFKSDDPLDTNYKDNTPNTDKLDSSDTNMDTEDIEQNDENETKKITATEKTFPCDTCKKVFRSNARLKRHRRVHTGEKPFSCEHCSKTFADKCNLSRHSRIHSGEKPFECEHCSKTFAEKAHLTSHIRRHTAEKPFSCNYCHYKTAYENVLVRHIRRHTGEKPFSCTYCHYKTIKKDSLTTHIRTHTGEKPFSCNYCHYKTVRKAHLINHIRTHTGEKPFSCNYCDYKTAVQSHLTTHIRTHTGEKPFSCNYCHFKTVQKSHLSTHIRTHTGEKPFSCNYCHYKTAVKSDLIKHIRIHTGEKSFSCNYCHYKTTQKSTLIKHERTHTDEKPI, from the exons ATGGCTGGTCTCTTATGTAGAATATGCCTGGCACGTGATACTCGTATGTGTACAATGTACAACACGCCACTGGAAGTGCTTTatcaaaaaatcacaaaaataccT CTTAAAACAAAAGACGGAAGACCGCACGTGGTGTGTTATGTCTGCTACCATTTATTGAGCAAGTGTCACAAATTCATTGAAAGTGCCGTTAAAACTGACAAAGTTCTTCAACGACTATGTAGCAGTGGTATACag TTAACCGAGCAGCATATTGCAGCGATAGACAAGGCTTTCTTACTCACACCATTAACTAAGTCACGCGTTATAAATGTAAACGCAATAAGCGATTCAGACGGAGTCAGTATAGAAGTGGCCGAAGTCAAGAGAGAAATTGAAGAAGATAAGCCTATATATTATGAGGTGGAAGTTGTTAAAGAAAAAGCTGATTCTTTAGGGTTTGACGGTATAAATAATACAGAACATAGTTCAAAACAGTACGCTTGTACTATCTGTGGTCATTGCTTGCTGACCAA AGCTGAAGCTAGGAAGCACTACAAATGGCATGGCACCTCCGAAGAACCCTATCTGGACTGtctgaattatttatttg GCGCTCCACCAACTGTGGAAGTCACTATGCAACCTATCACGGCGCCAACTGACCACAAAGAAGCACTAACGGCACAAACAGGCACCATACAAACAGCCACTGCACCAACTTACAGCATACAAGAGTTGACGGCGCCAACTGACCACAAAGAATCACTAACGGCGCCAACTGACAGCATACAAGTGGTGACGGCGCCAATTCATAGCAGAGAAGTGCTGAAGTCTCCGCAAACTATCATAGCGTCCGACACTAGTCCAACGAAGATTGAAAATGATGAAG AGATGCCTAAGAAAGAAGATATGgacgaaaaatcaaatttaCCCGAAGAACTAAAAGATGAATCgccaaaaatttacaaaaacgaAAAAGAATTAATGATAGAAATGAAAATAGACGTCtataaaaaaattgtgaaaccaaagaatataataaagaaaaaagaagaaactGCGAAaccaaataatacaataaagaaaaaagaaaaagcaaCTAACAGTGAAGTGACTGTAAAAAAGAGAAAACTCACTAAAAACATGAAACCAAATagaaaaaatgaaacaaaattaaccgttagtaataatttaagcGAAAACGAGGTATATTGTGAAGTCCCATTATTTAAATCGGATGACCCGTTAGACACAAATTATAAAGATAATACACCAAATACAGATAAATTAGACAGTTCAGACACGAATATGGACACGGAAGATATAGAACAAAATGATGAAAATGAAACGAAAAAAATTACAGCAACAGAAAAAACATTTCCATGTGATACTTGTAAAAAAGTCTTCCGAAGTAATGCGAGGTTGAAACGCCATAGACGTGTGCACACGGGCGAGAAACCATTCTCATGCGAACATTGCTCGAAAACATTCGCAGACAAATGTAACCTAAGTCGACATTCCCGAATCCATTCCGGAGAAAAGCCATTCGAGTGCGAACATTGCTCGAAAACATTCGCAGAAAAAGCTCATTTAACTAGTCATATACGGAGACATACAgctgaaaaaccgttctcatgtaactattgtcaTTACAAGACTGCATATGAAAATGTTTTAGTTCGTCATATACGGagacatacaggtgaaaaaccgttctcatgtaccTATTGTCATTACAAGACTATTAAAAAAGATAGTTTAACTACtcatatacggacacatacaggtgaaaaaccgttctcatgtaactattgtcaTTACAAGACTGTTCGAAAAGCTCATTTAATTAAtcatatacggacacatacaggtgaaaaaccgttctcatgtaactattgcgaTTACAAGACTGCTGTACAATCTCATTTAACTACtcatatacggacacatacaggtgaaaaaccgttctcatgtaactattgtcaTTTTAAGACTGTTCAAAAATCTCATTTATCTACtcatatacggacacatacaggtgaaaaaccgttctcatgtaactattgtcattacaagactgctgtaaaatcagatttaattaaacatatacggatacatacag gtgaaaaatcgttctcatgtaactattgccattataagactactcaaaaatcaactttaattaaACACGAAAGGACACATACAGATGAAAAACCGATTTGA
- the LOC135085284 gene encoding zinc finger protein ZFP2-like isoform X1 has protein sequence MAGLLCRICLARDTRMCTMYNTPLEVLYQKITKIPLKTKDGRPHVVCYVCYHLLSKCHKFIESAVKTDKVLQRLCSSGIQLTEQHIAAIDKAFLLTPLTKSRVINVNAISDSDGVSIEVAEVKREIEEDKPIYYEVEVVKEKADSLGFDGINNTEHSSKQYACTICGHCLLTKAEARKHYKWHGTSEEPYLDCLNYLFGAPPTVEVTMQPITAPTDHKEALTAQTGTIQTATAPTYSIQELTAPTDHKESLTAPTDSIQVVTAPIHSREVLKSPQTIIASDTSPTKIENDEEMPKKEDMDEKSNLPEELKDESPKIYKNEKELMIEMKIDVYKKIVKPKNIIKKKEETAKPNNTIKKKEKATNSEVTVKKRKLTKNMKPNRKNETKLTVSNNLSENEVYCEVPLFKSDDPLDTNYKDNTPNTDKLDSSDTNMDTEDIEQNDENETKKITATEKTFPCDTCKKVFRSNARLKRHRRVHTGEKPFSCEHCSKTFADKCNLSRHSRIHSGEKPFECEHCSKTFAEKAHLTSHIRRHTAEKPFSCNYCHYKTAYENVLVRHIRRHTGEKPFSCTYCHYKTIKKDSLTTHIRTHTGEKPFSCNYCHYKTVRKAHLINHIRTHTGEKPFSCNYCDYKTAVQSHLTTHIRTHTGEKPFSCNYCHFKTVQKSHLSTHIRTHTGEKPFSCNYCHYKTAVKSDLIKHIRIHTGEKPFSCNYCHYKSTDKSTLIRHARTHTGEKPFSCN, from the exons ATGGCTGGTCTCTTATGTAGAATATGCCTGGCACGTGATACTCGTATGTGTACAATGTACAACACGCCACTGGAAGTGCTTTatcaaaaaatcacaaaaataccT CTTAAAACAAAAGACGGAAGACCGCACGTGGTGTGTTATGTCTGCTACCATTTATTGAGCAAGTGTCACAAATTCATTGAAAGTGCCGTTAAAACTGACAAAGTTCTTCAACGACTATGTAGCAGTGGTATACag TTAACCGAGCAGCATATTGCAGCGATAGACAAGGCTTTCTTACTCACACCATTAACTAAGTCACGCGTTATAAATGTAAACGCAATAAGCGATTCAGACGGAGTCAGTATAGAAGTGGCCGAAGTCAAGAGAGAAATTGAAGAAGATAAGCCTATATATTATGAGGTGGAAGTTGTTAAAGAAAAAGCTGATTCTTTAGGGTTTGACGGTATAAATAATACAGAACATAGTTCAAAACAGTACGCTTGTACTATCTGTGGTCATTGCTTGCTGACCAA AGCTGAAGCTAGGAAGCACTACAAATGGCATGGCACCTCCGAAGAACCCTATCTGGACTGtctgaattatttatttg GCGCTCCACCAACTGTGGAAGTCACTATGCAACCTATCACGGCGCCAACTGACCACAAAGAAGCACTAACGGCACAAACAGGCACCATACAAACAGCCACTGCACCAACTTACAGCATACAAGAGTTGACGGCGCCAACTGACCACAAAGAATCACTAACGGCGCCAACTGACAGCATACAAGTGGTGACGGCGCCAATTCATAGCAGAGAAGTGCTGAAGTCTCCGCAAACTATCATAGCGTCCGACACTAGTCCAACGAAGATTGAAAATGATGAAG AGATGCCTAAGAAAGAAGATATGgacgaaaaatcaaatttaCCCGAAGAACTAAAAGATGAATCgccaaaaatttacaaaaacgaAAAAGAATTAATGATAGAAATGAAAATAGACGTCtataaaaaaattgtgaaaccaaagaatataataaagaaaaaagaagaaactGCGAAaccaaataatacaataaagaaaaaagaaaaagcaaCTAACAGTGAAGTGACTGTAAAAAAGAGAAAACTCACTAAAAACATGAAACCAAATagaaaaaatgaaacaaaattaaccgttagtaataatttaagcGAAAACGAGGTATATTGTGAAGTCCCATTATTTAAATCGGATGACCCGTTAGACACAAATTATAAAGATAATACACCAAATACAGATAAATTAGACAGTTCAGACACGAATATGGACACGGAAGATATAGAACAAAATGATGAAAATGAAACGAAAAAAATTACAGCAACAGAAAAAACATTTCCATGTGATACTTGTAAAAAAGTCTTCCGAAGTAATGCGAGGTTGAAACGCCATAGACGTGTGCACACGGGCGAGAAACCATTCTCATGCGAACATTGCTCGAAAACATTCGCAGACAAATGTAACCTAAGTCGACATTCCCGAATCCATTCCGGAGAAAAGCCATTCGAGTGCGAACATTGCTCGAAAACATTCGCAGAAAAAGCTCATTTAACTAGTCATATACGGAGACATACAgctgaaaaaccgttctcatgtaactattgtcaTTACAAGACTGCATATGAAAATGTTTTAGTTCGTCATATACGGagacatacaggtgaaaaaccgttctcatgtaccTATTGTCATTACAAGACTATTAAAAAAGATAGTTTAACTACtcatatacggacacatacaggtgaaaaaccgttctcatgtaactattgtcaTTACAAGACTGTTCGAAAAGCTCATTTAATTAAtcatatacggacacatacaggtgaaaaaccgttctcatgtaactattgcgaTTACAAGACTGCTGTACAATCTCATTTAACTACtcatatacggacacatacaggtgaaaaaccgttctcatgtaactattgtcaTTTTAAGACTGTTCAAAAATCTCATTTATCTACtcatatacggacacatacaggtgaaaaaccgttctcatgtaactattgtcattacaagactgctgtaaaatcagatttaattaaacatatacggatacatacaggtgaaaaaccgttctcatgtaactattgccatTATAAGAGTACTGACAAATCAACTTTAATTAGACACGcaaggacacatacaggtgaaaaaccgttctcatgtaactag
- the LOC135085281 gene encoding zinc finger protein 37 homolog: MAGLLCRICLARDTRMCTMYNTPLEVLYQKITKIPLKTKDGRPHVVCYVCYHLLSKCHKFIESAVKTDKVLQRLCSSGIQLTEQHIAAIDKAFLLTPLTKSRVINVNAISDSDGVSIEVAEVKREIEEDKPIYYEVEVVKEKADSLGFDGINNTEHSSKQYACTICGHCLLTKAEARKHYKWHGTSEEPYLDCLNYLFGAPPTVEVTMQPITALTDSQEVIKAPTDHKEALPAPTGSTQSLTALTGNLQVVMAPTDSKKSLTVPTDYKESHAAPTDSKESLTTPTDSIQAVTAPSYSIQALTVPTDYKESHAAPTDSKESLTAPTDGIQVVTAPTHSRKVLKASSDSKETVTAPTDSIQVVTAQTIIASDTSSTKIENDEEKPKKVELDEKSNLPEEVKEELSKLYKYEKELTKKEIKKDVSEKIVKPKNIIKKKEESRKPKNIIKKKEEIGKPINRIKKKEKATNSEVTIKKRKFTKTMKPNSKNETKLAVSNNLTENEVYREVPLYQSDDPLDTNYKDNTPNTDKLEGSDTNMDTEDIEQNDENETKKITATEKTFPCDTCKKVFPSNARLKRHRRVHTGEKPFSCEHCSKTFAEKAHLTTHIRTHTGEKPFSCNYCDYKTAVQSNLTTHIRTHTGEKLFSCAYCHYKAAVKSDLIKHIRIHTGEKPFSCNYCHYKTAKKDNLNTHIRTHTGEKPFSCNYCHYKTTQKTTLIKHERTHTGEKPFSCNYCHYKTAYKDVLVQHIRTHTGEKPFSCTYCYYKTALKCNLTAHIRTHKGEKPFSCDYCNYKTTTKAHLTIHIRTHTGDKTVLM, translated from the exons ATGGCTGGTCTCTTATGTAGAATATGCCTGGCACGTGATACTCGTATGTGTACAATGTACAACACGCCACTGGAAGTGCTTTatcaaaaaatcacaaaaataccT CTTAAAACAAAAGACGGAAGACCGCACGTGGTGTGTTATGTCTGCTACCATTTATTGAGCAAGTGTCACAAATTCATTGAAAGTGCCGTTAAAACTGACAAAGTTCTTCAACGACTATGTAGCAGTGGTATACag TTAACCGAGCAGCATATTGCAGCGATAGACAAGGCTTTCTTACTCACACCATTAACTAAGTCACGCGTTATAAATGTAAACGCAATAAGCGATTCAGACGGAGTCAGTATAGAAGTGGCCGAAGTCAAGAGAGAAATTGAAGAAGATAAGCCTATATATTATGAGGTGGAAGTTGTTAAAGAAAAAGCTGATTCTTTAGGTTTTGACGGTATAAATAATACAGAACATAGTTCAAAACAGTACGCTTGTACTATCTGTGGTCATTGCTTGCTGACCAA AGCTGAAGCTAGGAAGCACTACAAATGGCATGGCACCTCCGAAGAACCCTATCTGGACTGtctgaattatttatttg GCGCTCCACCAACTGTGGAAGTCACTATGCAACCTATCACGGCGCTAACTGACAGCCAAGAAGTAATAAAGGCGCCAACTGACCACAAAGAAGCACTACCGGCGCCAACTGGCAGCACACAATCACTAACGGCACTAACTGGCAATTTACAAGTAGTGATGGCACCAACTGACAGCAAAAAATCACTAACGGTGCCAACTGACTACAAAGAATCACACGCGGCGCCAACTGATAGCAAAGAATCACTAACGACGCCAACTGACAGCATTCAAGCTGTGACGGCACCATCTTACAGCATACAAGCGTTGACGGTGCCAACTGACTACAAAGAATCACACGCGGCGCCAACTGACAGCAAAGAATCACTAACGGCGCCAACTGACGGCATTCAAGTGGTGACGGCGCCAACTCATAGCAGAAAAGTGCTGAAGGCGTCAAGTGACAGCAAAGAAACAGTAACGGCGCCAACTGACAGCATACAAGTGGTGACGGCGCAAACTATCATAGCGTCCGACACTAGTTCAACGAAGATTGAAAATGATGAAG aaaagcCTAAGAAAGTCGAATTAgacgaaaaatcaaatttaCCCGAAGAAGTAAAAGAAGAATTGTCAAAACTTTACAAATACGAAAAAGAATTAACGaagaaagaaattaaaaaagacGTCAGTGAAAAAATTGTAAAACCAAAgaatataataaagaaaaaagaagaatcTAGGAAACCAAAgaatataataaagaaaaaagaagaaattgGGAAACCAATTAAtagaataaagaaaaaagaaaaagcaaCTAACAGTGAAGTGACTATAAAAAAGAGAAAATTCACTAAAACCATGAAACCAAATAGTAAAAACGAAACAAAATTGGccgttagtaataatttaaccGAAAACGAAGTATATCGTGAAGTCCCATTATATCAATCGGATGACCCGTTAGACACAAATTATAAAGATAATACACCAAATACAGATAAATTAGAGGGTTCAGACACGAATATGGACACGGAAGATATCGAACAAAATGATGAAAATGAAACGAAAAAAATTACAGCAACAGAAAAAACATTTCCATGTGATACTTGTAAAAAAGTATTCCCAAGTAATGCGAGGTTGAAACGCCATAGGCGTGTGCACACGGGCGAGAAACCATTCTCATGCGAACATTGCTCGAAAACATTCGCAGAAAAAGCTCATTTAACTACtcatatacggacacatacaggtgaaaaaccgttctcatgtaactattgcgaTTACAAGACTGCTGTACAATCTAATTTAACTACtcatatacggacacatacaggtgaaaaactaTTCTCATGTGCCTATTGTCATTACAAGGCTGCTGTAAAATCTGATTTAATTAAACATATACGGatacatacaggtgaaaaaccgttctcatgtaactattgtcattacaagactgctaaaaaagataatttaaatactcatatacggacacatacaggtgaaaaaccgttctcatgtaactattgccattataagaccactcaaaaaacaactttaattaaacacgaaaggacacatacaggtgaaaaaccgttctcatgtaactattgtcaTTACAAGACTGCATATAAAGATGTTTTAGTTCAacatatacggacacatacaggtgaaaaaccgttctcatgtacgTATTGTTATTACAAGACCgccttaaaatgtaatttaactgctcatatacggacacataaaggtgaaaaaccgttctcatgtgaCTATTGTAATTACAAGACTACTACAAAAGCTCATTTAACTATTCACATACGGACACACACAGGTGataaaaccgttctcatgtaa